One Streptomyces sp. ML-6 genomic region harbors:
- a CDS encoding enoyl-CoA hydratase family protein translates to MSRLAAPVHDRGITTLALDSPANRNALSAALVDELGTALDACAADDAVRAVVLTHTGNTFCAGADLTAPPDPHALVALMRRIVALPKPVVARVTGHVRAGGLGLLGACDVSAAGPGASFALTESRLGLAPAVISLPLLPRTDPRAATRYYLTGERFDAAEAARIGLITLAVGPGEDIDQALAPVLDGLRKASPQGLRASKELVTATVLESFDQHAEDLIARSAALFASAEAREGMTAFLERRDPAWAL, encoded by the coding sequence CCACGACCGGGGCATCACCACCCTCGCCCTCGACTCACCGGCCAACCGCAACGCGCTCTCCGCGGCCCTGGTCGACGAGCTCGGCACCGCCCTGGACGCGTGCGCGGCCGACGACGCCGTACGGGCCGTCGTCCTCACCCACACCGGCAACACCTTCTGCGCCGGCGCCGACCTCACCGCACCGCCCGACCCGCACGCCCTCGTCGCCCTGATGCGGCGGATCGTCGCCCTGCCCAAACCCGTCGTCGCCCGGGTCACCGGACACGTCCGGGCGGGCGGCCTCGGGCTGCTCGGGGCCTGCGACGTCTCGGCGGCCGGACCCGGCGCCTCGTTCGCCCTCACCGAGTCCCGGCTCGGCCTCGCCCCCGCCGTCATCTCCCTGCCGCTGCTGCCCCGTACCGACCCGCGCGCCGCCACCCGCTACTACCTCACCGGCGAACGCTTCGACGCGGCCGAGGCCGCCCGCATCGGCCTGATCACGCTCGCCGTCGGACCGGGCGAGGACATCGACCAGGCACTCGCCCCCGTGCTGGACGGCCTGCGCAAAGCCTCCCCGCAGGGGCTGAGGGCATCGAAGGAGCTGGTCACGGCTACTGTGCTGGAAAGCTTCGACCAGCACGCCGAAGACCTCATCGCCCGCTCGGCGGCACTCTTCGCCTCCGCCGAAGCCCGGGAAGGAATGACGGCTTTCCTCGAACGACGGGACCCCGCATGGGCGTTGTGA
- a CDS encoding TetR/AcrR family transcriptional regulator, translated as MGVVMPPTDRTPKQDRSRATRRRLLEAAVSCLAEHGWAGSTVSAVAERAGVSRGAAQHHFPTREDLFTAAVEYVAEERSAALRALPVQGRTEVVAALVDLYTGPLFRAALQLWVAASNEPQLRPRVTELEARVGRETHRIAVELLAADETRPGVRETVQGLLDMARGLGLANVLTDDTARRRGVVAQWTVLLERALD; from the coding sequence ATGGGCGTTGTGATGCCCCCCACCGACCGGACCCCCAAGCAGGACCGCAGCCGCGCCACCCGCCGCAGGCTCCTCGAAGCCGCCGTCTCCTGCCTGGCCGAACACGGCTGGGCGGGCTCCACGGTCTCCGCCGTCGCCGAACGCGCGGGCGTCTCGCGGGGCGCGGCCCAGCACCACTTCCCGACCCGCGAGGACCTGTTCACCGCGGCCGTCGAGTACGTCGCCGAGGAACGCTCCGCCGCCCTGCGCGCCCTGCCCGTCCAGGGCCGCACGGAGGTCGTCGCCGCACTCGTCGACCTGTACACCGGGCCGCTCTTCCGCGCCGCGCTCCAGCTCTGGGTCGCCGCGTCCAACGAACCGCAGCTCCGCCCCCGCGTCACCGAACTCGAAGCCCGCGTCGGCCGCGAGACCCACCGCATCGCCGTCGAACTCCTCGCCGCCGACGAGACGAGGCCCGGCGTGCGCGAAACCGTCCAGGGCCTCCTCGACATGGCCCGCGGCCTGGGCCTGGCCAACGTCCTCACCGACGACACGGCCCGCCGCCGGGGAGTCGTGGCGCAGTGGACGGTCCTGCTGGAACGGGCACTGGACTGA